The Doryrhamphus excisus isolate RoL2022-K1 chromosome 1, RoL_Dexc_1.0, whole genome shotgun sequence genome includes a window with the following:
- the haspin gene encoding uncharacterized protein haspin yields MSTVYLQEIPKPLYLKTYGKQKRKMTPWLSPEDHKRAFDTTESADGDDSVFEPAKPTRIRQKKSNSKGKAARPTRRKTKENITQEMFSIPAPSFHQPAPQGKITRRRKPASVAAITVKKKGLHLSITSESEDDMLFSTKRHPNPLQVNTTSNIPHRLGRFVTCRQRSVATKPKLSKAIVLDSLKDFTSGEDSLIIRSPKRKRLVSSTESSNSSFAINPLQEILLNESANHSVGPETMKPIFSSTPSACPTSKLLNLVSDTIMDQSLNPSSLSVSRIGVSTFPEDLHSPRQPCSAPPFEKMKQQMNQADDLSHPETVNKTDGRSKTKALLGSIHLTSDRESSSCFVSALNNLVSPTEAVKQKCLTQHCTVSVKRLDHLTVEQLSRQVVLPSCLDSVGSTLKRQTPERQPVGADLRSSSQSSFDASLFAGSSDQPSTSNNPESELSYSPVNLSLSPLLLSTDGEFMAESALVGNVESTRSTSSSFDKFTCAQLTASSPLQRSTEEQGAESVFLGNKGNDCVQMLDSSQFETALVHRKTSTGRLRNDKDTVDIQSQSVEMALIQKCRTDNLAVRIQRQTLAQLKDLQCEVPKRKSLTNPSVLMKKDSDSNKKVSSRSSNIVASDETVSKNLRKDFNVLAKKKKKRKSPLTGRPGTTRKACVSGLSVSRWKNDSRVQTPHKFKRRGAQRAADCTINDLVSAQPKDLQELLRHPSNFSTPVRTCSLNLSSLLTDFTPHTQYWNRLKSALSIHRKVLLTPQSCKRPVPADISQLMYDADMSDAEKVYAECGQHGPLPWKECISPQRMKQCVKIGEGTFGEVFSTSNASGDKVALKVIPVEGNEKVNGEDQKTLGEILHEIIISKELSSLKGQQQNQTSSFIGLNDLHCVRGCYPSEFLKAWDTFDQEKGSENDRPDFFKKEQLFIILEFEFGGVDLENSNGTLSSLGVAKSILHQVTAALAVAEQQLHFEHRDLHWGNVLVKTTKEKTGSYLLNGTVHTLETKGVLVRIIDYSLSRLEIDGLTVSCDISNDEELFMGKGDYQFDIYRLMREENGNDWNSYQPHSNVLWLHYLCSKLLAMRYRGTGGRGTKNTQKELTHFYQNILKFSCATEALKKCPLFQ; encoded by the exons ACAGAAGAAATCTAATTCCAAAGGAAAGGCAGCCCGCCCTACAAGGAGGAAAACAAAAGAGAATATCACTCAGGAGATGTTCAGCATTCCCGCCCCTTCTTTTCATCAGCCTGCTCCACAGGGCAAGATCACCAG aagaagaaaaccTGCCTCTGTGGCAGCCATCACAGTGAAAAAGAAAGGGCTGCATCTATCCATTACCAGTGAGAGTGAAGATGACATGTTGTTTTCGACAAAACGCCATCCAAATCCACTTCAGGTCAATACTACTTCAAA TATTCCTCATCGTTTAGGCCGTTTTGTGACCTGCCGCCAGCGTTCGGTTGCTACCAAACCCAAACTCTCAAAAGCAATTGTGCTTGACTCTCTGAAAGACTTTACTTCTGGGGAGGATAGTCTAATCATCCGCTCTCCGAAGAGAAAAAGGCTGGTTTCAAGCACAGAGAGTTCCAACAGCAGCTTCGCTATAAACCCCTTGCAAGAGATTCTCCTCAATGAGTCGGCAAATCACAGTGTTGGGCCTGAGACCATGAAGCCCATCTTTAGCTCTACGCCCTCTGCCTGTCCGACCAGCAAACTGCTCAATTTGGTATCCGACACAATCATGGATCAGTCCCTCAATCCCTCATCCTTATCTGTCAGCCGCATAGGTGTAAGCACATTCCCAGAAGACCTGCACTCACCTAGGCAGCCATGTTCTGCTCCACCCTTTGAGAAGATGAAGCAACAGATGAATCAAGCAGATGACCTTTCACACCCAGAGACTGTGAACAAGACTGACGGACGCTCCAAGACAAAAGCGCTATTAGGAAGCATACATCTGACTTCAGACAGAGAAAGTAGCAGCTGCTTTGTGTCGGCATTGAACAACTTGGTGTCACCCACTGAAGCTGTAAAGCAAAAGTGTTTGACCCAGCACTGCACTGTGAGTGTGAAGAGGTTAGACCACCTCACCGTAGAGCAACTTAGCAGGCAGGTTGTCCTCCCCTCCTGCTTGGATTCTGTTGGTTCCACTCTTAAAAGACAAACACCCGAGCGGCAACCAGTTGGCGCAGACCTGCGGTCATCCTCGCAATCTTCTTTTGATGCCAGTTTGTTTGCAGGAAGTAGCGACCAGCCATCCACAAGCAACAACCCCGAGTCAGAACTGTCATATAGTCCTGTCAACCTATCACTGTCACCCTTGTTGCTTTCAACAGATGGTGAATTCATGGCGGAGTCTGCATTAGTGGGCAATGTTGAATCTACTCGGTCTACCAGCAGCAGCTTTGACAAATTCACTTGTGCACAGTTGACAGCCAGCAGTCCTCTACAAAGGTCAACAGAAGAGCAGGGTGCAGAAAGTGTGTTTCTGGGAAACAAAGGCAACGATTGTGTTCAAATGTTGGATTCATCCCAGTTTGAAACGGCACTGGTCCACAGAAAGACATCTACAGGACGACTAAGAAATGACAAAGACACAGTGGACATACAATCACAGAGCGTTGAGATGGCGTTGATCCAAAAGTGTCGAACTGACAACCTGGCAGTAAGGATCCAGAGGCAGACTTTAGCACAATTGAAAGACCTGCAATGTGAAGTCCCGAAGCGTAAGTCACTCACAAATCCTTCAGTCCTAATGAAGAAAGACTCTGATTCCAATAAAAAAGTGTCATCAAGATCTAGCAACATTGTAGCATCGGACGAAACGGTCTCCAAAAACCTCAGAAAAGATTTCAATGTACTcgccaaaaagaagaaaaagaggaagagcCCCTTAACTGGCCGGCCGGGTACGACCCGAAAGGCGTGTGTCAGCGGTCTTAGCGTGAGTCGATGGAAGAACGACAGTAGGGTCCAAACGCCGCACAAGTTCAAGAGGAGGGGTGCACAGAGGGCCGCCGACTGCACTATCAACGATCTGGTGTCTGCGCAACCCAAAGATCTACAG GAACTTCTCAGGCATCCAAGTAATTTCTCAACCCCGGTGAGAACATGTTCACTCAACCTCTCGTCGCTGCTGACAGACTTCACACCGCACACACAATATTGGAATCGTCTCAAATCAGCGCTTTCCATTCACCGCAAAG TGCTCCTCACGCCGCAGTCTTGCAAAAGGCCTGTGCCGGCAGACATCAGCCAG CTCATGTACGACGCAGACATGTCTGATGCAGAGAAAGTGTATGCGGAGTGCGGCCAGCACGGCCCGCTGCCTTGGAAGGAATGCATTTCCCCTCAACGCATGAAACAGTGTGTCAAGATTGGGGAGGGTACATTCGGTGAGGTCTTCTCCACCAGCAACGCCTCAGGAGACAAGGTTGCGCTCAAA GTCATTCCAGTGGAGGGCAATGAGAAGGTGAATGGAGAAGACCAGAAGACATTAGGGGAGATTCTCCATGAGATTATCATCTCCAA GGAGCTGAGCAGCCTGAAGGGCCAACAGCAGAATCAGACCAGCAGCTTTATTGGACTCAATGA TCTTCACTGTGTCCGAGGTTGTTACCCTTCAGAGTTCCTCAAGGCTTGGGACACATTCGATCAGGAAAAGGGATCTGAGAACGACAGACCAG ATTTCTTCAAAAAGGAGCAGTTATTTATCATCCTGGAGTTTGAGTTTGGTGGCGTCGACCTCGAGAACAGCAATGGAACG CTGTCGTCGCTGGGCGTGGCAAAGAGTATCCTTCATCAGGTGACCGCTGCCTTGGCTGTGGCTGAGCAGCAGCTACACTTTGAACATAG GGATCTCCACTGGGGCAACGTCCTggttaaaacaacaaaagagaagACTGGGAGCTACCTCTTGAATGGAACAGTCCACACTCTGGAAACAAAAGGTGTTCTTGTGCGCATCATTGACTACTCTCTCTCCAGACTGGAAATTG ATGGTCTCACAGTATCCTGCGACATCTCCAATGACGAGGAGCTCTTCATGGGCAAAGGAGATTACCAGTTTGATATATATCGGTTAATGAGAGAGGAGAACGG TAACGACTGGAACAGCTACCAGCCTCATTCCAACGTGCTGTGGCTCCACTACCTGTGCTCCAAGCTGCTTGCCATGAGGTATCGTGGAACGGGAGGAAGGGGCACCAAGAACACGCAAAAGGAACTGACACATTTCTACCAAAACATCCTGAAGTTCAGTTGTGCAACAGAAGCACTCAAAAAATGCCCCCTTTTTCAATAG
- the fam184b gene encoding protein FAM184B isoform X2, translating to MASGAGKAVQTPGQGSAVNGNAAEFQNVEQEQHDFQMHNKMCKKIAQLTKVIYSLNMKNEEQEAALQSLNHAHDEELHRILMETCHEGEGSALRTRLLQLQESLDEQQRVGAQVQADFECFRMHSEERERETEAELRRDFEDRLQAAEEDLQEARSHISTAQEENKRLSKELEEAEERIQELSNKCEVLQRDAKEEKEEDKDEDEAKRTKNEVSQRVKGLLEEVNMLKEEKHQREEENRRAAEEEKEQWEQKIEEEKETLRKKMEAEWREEQRKWEEREEEEKKGMHSALRERVKRAEAEVESHLERLAESTRNTVKLQERIQNLEEELELNRKRVSEAEGAAKRAEEELAVAKERLLLQEDELQTRAEELLNVGCKVCVCADVEDLKSQLSRLQSRNRELELQSSGRNNDHARQIRQHAEALSTLRSEMVRAQTEELRRIQKHADDERDKLQREMDKERENLQKEREQEKSHLEKERNRLRRERDEEKDAARKEAEEVREQLRREKEEEVELLRKELNVERVRVRSQLDKRLEQVEVQRAGMQQKLEEEKRRLVEKADEDRKRLKEQVRKAIEEVMRRHAAEVNNIQEALSSEKKTNQEVCAHLEEERRRTGDLHDTLERERDEHETKIKDANNEIFRLKTVIQQQEEKDKVASGAAPPCGPRCLRLQDDLQHSQSRLTAMQEEAEKQREKQQREIASLKADKHRLEEKVLEQSRLTTERNILEQSQRNTEDRIRAECEDRLRAEFRIEMNAAVAESEQRWQNQEQELHSQIADLQSQLDEMQTEKNKESPENDSRVNPEIDKLKKEVQETKEINKKLRERLQEPQCQSLVEERQSHAVQLQAMERQAKEDVLSERNRLQTMHHLELDKQRAELTQQHTEWSRQMTQRHMQQIEDLQAQLQAHTQMMALQQDLKQQNQNQVFERQLDESRCAMLELQRENATLKKQLQEKSIQANPKVEEKEEDNVELRKTRDARLEEEAQRLKEEVEKLRVEMEKLEESQKLWEERKEEDDKEEEGEQENKKKPANEEEREGDESRRKELEEIRKEHKKEIQNLVCEYNGAQMHLQARIVALENELREREERCRRREPRCDDLQLGKLQERLAERDQLIKRLVEERHQLQLHHPVVGDNSSSRPRDSKPCPGSTTPTMRTKHTASPPRGSTISCSGAYDRLPPYSSSSSTLPHQSTSHAHSSPHYSTSSLPHKHTSLSLSRHSSPSLPRSPRSRTSCVPPTPAPTAPLPVCPSPQTGIRYVSPSCQEPYAYLQAQSIRGPYVEQRGTEALKQEWFTKYFSF from the exons ATGGCTTCGGGCGCCGGGAAGGCTGTACAGACCCCGGGGCAGGGCTCAGCCGTCAATGGGAATGCGGCAGAGTTCCAGAACGTCGAGCAGGAGCAGCACGACTTCCAGATGCACAACAAAATGTGCAAGAAGATTGCTCAGCTCACTAAG GTGATTTATTCCCTCAATATGAAGAATGAGGAACAGGAGGCGGCCCTGCAGTCCTTGAACCACGCCCACGACGAGGAGCTACACCGCATCCTGATGGAGACATGTCACGAGGGGGAGGGGTCGGCGCTGAGGACACGACTCCTTCAGCTGCAGGAGTCTCTGGATGAGCAGCAGAGGGTTGGAGCGCAG GTACAAGCCGACTTTGAGTGCTTCCGCATGCATTCAGAAGAGAGAGAGCGGGAAACTGAAGCCGAACTGAGAAGAGATTTTGAAGACAGGCTCCAGGCTGCAGAGGAGGACCTTCAGGAGGCCAGGTCCCACATCAGCACCGCTCAGGAGGAGAACAAGCGACTGAGCAAAGAACTGGAAGAAGCCGAGGAGAGGATCCAAGAGTTGAGTAACAAATGTGAGGTGCTGCAGAGAGATGCcaaggaagaaaaagaagaggacAAGGACGAGGATGAGGCAAAAAGAACGAAAAATGAGGTGTCCCAAAGAGTAAAGGGACTCTTGGAGGAAGTCAACATGCTGAAGGAGGAAAAGCATCAAAGGGAGGAGGAGAACAGGAGAGCGGCGGAAGAGGAAAAGGAACAATGGGAGCAAAAGATAGAAGAGGAGAAGGAGACCTTGAGGAAGAAGATGGAGGCTGAATGGCGGGAGGAGCAGCGCAAGTGGGAagagagggaggaagaggagaagaaaggAATGCACAGCGCTTTAAGAGAAAGAGTAAAGAGGGCCGAGGCAGAGGTGGAGAGCCACCTGGAGAGGTTGGCGGAGAGCACAAGGAACACCGTCAAACTGCAGGAGCGCATTCAG AACCTGGAGGAAGAGCTGGAACTCAATCGGAAGCGAGTGTCCGAGGCTGAGGGCGCGGCTAAACGGGCAGAGGAGGAGCTTGCTGTGGCCAAAGAGAGACTGCTGCTGCAAGAAGATGAGCTGCAGACAAGAGCAG aggAGCTGCTCAATGTGGGatgcaaggtgtgtgtgtgcgctgatGTGGAGGACCTCAAGAGCCAGCTAAGTCGTCTGCAGAGTAGAAACAGAGAGTTGGAGCTACAGAGCAGTGGCAGGAACAATGACCACGCCCGACAGATCCGccag CATGCAGAGGCCCTGTCCACATTGCGTTCCGAGATGGTGAGAGCCCAGACCGAAGAGCTTCGCCGCATCCAAAAGCACGCGGACGATGAACGAGACAAACTGCAACGGGAGATGGACAAGGAGCGAGAGAACCTGCAGAAGGAACGAGAACAAGAAAAGAGTCACTTGGAGAAGGAGAGGAACCGACTGCGGCGAGAGAGAGACGAGGAGAAGGATGCAGCGCGAAAAGAGGCAGAGGAGGTCAGAGAACAACTGAGGAgagaaaaagaggaggaggtaGAGCTTCTACGCAAGGAACTGAACGTGGAACGGGTCAGAGTCCGCTCCCAACTGGACAAGCGCTTGGAGCAGGTGGAGGTGCAGAGAGCTGGCATGCAGCagaagctggaggaggagaaaaggAGGTTGGTGGAGAAGGCAGACGAGGACAGGAAGCGACTGAAGGAGCAGGTGCGCAAGGCCATCGAGGAGGTGATGAGGAGACATGCGGCTGAAGTGAACAACATCCAAGAAGCTCTGAGCTCTGAGAAGAAGACCAACCAAGAG GTGTGTGCACATctagaggaggagaggagaagaACCGGGGATCTTCATGACACACTGGAGAGGGAACGAGATGAACATGAGACAAAGATTAAAGATGCCAACAATGAg ATCTTCCGTTTGAAGACTGTCATCCAACAACAAGAAGAGAAAGACAAAGTAGCATCAGGGGCAGCGCCCCCATGTGGACCGCGGTGCTTACGCTTGCAGGACGATCTGCAGCACAGCCAAAGTCGTTTGACTGCGATGCAGGAGGAAGCGGAGAAGCAGcgggaaaaacagcaaagagaGATCGCCTCCCTCAAGGCAGACAAACACCGGCTAGAGGAGAAAGTTCTAGAACAGAGTCGACTGACCACAGAGAGGAATATTTTAGAGCAGAGTCAGCGGAACACAGAGGACCGCATCAG GGCAGAATGTGAAGATCGCCTCAGAGCGGAGTTCCGCATCGAGATGAACGCTGCCGTGGCTGAGAGCGAGCAGAGGTGGCAGAACCAGGAGCAGGAGCTGCATAGTCAGATCGCTGATCTGCAGAGTCAGCTGGATGAGATGCAG acagagaaaaacaaagaaagcccTGAGAACGATTCCCGCGTCAACCCTGAGATTGACAAGCTGAAGAAAGAGGTCCAGGAGACCAAGGAGATCAACAAGAAGCTGAGGGAACGGCTGCAG GAACCTCAATGTCAGTCATTAGTTGAGGAGCGACAGAGTCATGCCGTGCAACTGCAAGCCATGGAGAGACAAGCCAAAGAAGATGTTCTGTCCGAGAGGAACCGACTACAGACCATGCACCATCTGGAGTTAg ATAAGCAGCGAGCAGAGCTGACCCAGCAGCACACAGAGTGGAGCAGACAGATGACCCAGAGACATATGCAGCAGATTGAAGACCTTCAGGCACAGCTACAGGCACACACGCAGATGATGGCACTGCAACAA GACCTGAAGCAGCAGAACCAGAACCAAGTGTTTGAGAGGCAGCTGGATGAGAGTCGTTGCGCCATGTTGGAGCTTCAGAGAGAGAATGCGACACTCAAGAAGCAATTACAGGAGAA ATCCATTCAAGCCAACCCCAAAGtcgaagagaaagaagaagacaacGTGGAATTGCGAAAGACCAGAGATGCCCGCCTGGAAGAAGAAGCACAGAGGCTGAAAGAGGAAGTGGAGAAGCTGAGGGTGGAGATGGAGAAACTGGAGGAGTCACAGAAACTGTGGGAGGAAAGGAAAGAGGAGGATGATAAAGAGGAGGAAGGGGAGCAGGAGAATAAGAAGAAACCAGCAAATGAGGAGGAGCGAGAGGGGGATGAGAGCAGGAGAAAAGAGCTGGAGGAGATCAGGAAGGAGCACAAGAAAGAGATTCAGAATTTGGTGTGTGAATACAACGGTGCTCAGATGCACCTGCAGGCTCGTATCGTCGCTTTGGAGAACGA GCTGCGTGAGCGGGAGGAGCGATGTCGGAGGAGAGAACCTCGATGCGATGACCTCCAGCTGGGGAAACTTCAGGAGAGATTGGCAGAAAGAGATCAGCTCATTAAACGATTAGTG GAAGAACGGCATCAGCTGCAGCTCCACCACCCTGTTGTTGGGGACAACAGCAGCTCCAGGCCCCGGGACAGCAAGCCCTGCCCCGGGAGCACCACGCCAACAATGagg ACAAAGCATACGGCGTCGCCTCCTCGTGGAAGCACCATCTCCTGCTCGGGTGCTTACGACCGCCTCCCTCCTTACTCATCGTCGTCTTCCACCCTGCCTCACCAGTCCACCTCCCACGCTCACAGCTCCCCCCACTACTCCACCTCGTCTCTTCCACACAAGCACACCTCCCTCTCCCTCAGCCGACATTCCTCCCCCTCTCTGCCCCGCTCCCCGAGATCCCGAACCTCCTGCGTCCCTCCCACGCCGGCACCCACCGCCCCGCTACCCGTCTGCCCCTCTCCACAGACAGGCATTCGCTACGTGTCGCCATCCTGCCAGGAGCCATATGCGTATCTGCAGGCGCAATCTAtcag GGGGCCTTACGTGGAGCAGAGAGGGACTGAAGCGCTAAAACAGGAGTGGTTTACCAAATACTTCTCCTTCTGA
- the fam184b gene encoding protein FAM184B isoform X1, whose amino-acid sequence MASGAGKAVQTPGQGSAVNGNAAEFQNVEQEQHDFQMHNKMCKKIAQLTKVIYSLNMKNEEQEAALQSLNHAHDEELHRILMETCHEGEGSALRTRLLQLQESLDEQQRVGAQVQADFECFRMHSEERERETEAELRRDFEDRLQAAEEDLQEARSHISTAQEENKRLSKELEEAEERIQELSNKCEVLQRDAKEEKEEDKDEDEAKRTKNEVSQRVKGLLEEVNMLKEEKHQREEENRRAAEEEKEQWEQKIEEEKETLRKKMEAEWREEQRKWEEREEEEKKGMHSALRERVKRAEAEVESHLERLAESTRNTVKLQERIQNLEEELELNRKRVSEAEGAAKRAEEELAVAKERLLLQEDELQTRAEELLNVGCKVCVCADVEDLKSQLSRLQSRNRELELQSSGRNNDHARQIRQHAEALSTLRSEMVRAQTEELRRIQKHADDERDKLQREMDKERENLQKEREQEKSHLEKERNRLRRERDEEKDAARKEAEEVREQLRREKEEEVELLRKELNVERVRVRSQLDKRLEQVEVQRAGMQQKLEEEKRRLVEKADEDRKRLKEQVRKAIEEVMRRHAAEVNNIQEALSSEKKTNQEVCAHLEEERRRTGDLHDTLERERDEHETKIKDANNEIFRLKTVIQQQEEKDKVASGAAPPCGPRCLRLQDDLQHSQSRLTAMQEEAEKQREKQQREIASLKADKHRLEEKVLEQSRLTTERNILEQSQRNTEDRIRAECEDRLRAEFRIEMNAAVAESEQRWQNQEQELHSQIADLQSQLDEMQTEKNKESPENDSRVNPEIDKLKKEVQETKEINKKLRERLQEPQCQSLVEERQSHAVQLQAMERQAKEDVLSERNRLQTMHHLELDKQRAELTQQHTEWSRQMTQRHMQQIEDLQAQLQAHTQMMALQQDLKQQNQNQVFERQLDESRCAMLELQRENATLKKQLQEKGISIRPCLYRSIQANPKVEEKEEDNVELRKTRDARLEEEAQRLKEEVEKLRVEMEKLEESQKLWEERKEEDDKEEEGEQENKKKPANEEEREGDESRRKELEEIRKEHKKEIQNLVCEYNGAQMHLQARIVALENELREREERCRRREPRCDDLQLGKLQERLAERDQLIKRLVEERHQLQLHHPVVGDNSSSRPRDSKPCPGSTTPTMRTKHTASPPRGSTISCSGAYDRLPPYSSSSSTLPHQSTSHAHSSPHYSTSSLPHKHTSLSLSRHSSPSLPRSPRSRTSCVPPTPAPTAPLPVCPSPQTGIRYVSPSCQEPYAYLQAQSIRGPYVEQRGTEALKQEWFTKYFSF is encoded by the exons ATGGCTTCGGGCGCCGGGAAGGCTGTACAGACCCCGGGGCAGGGCTCAGCCGTCAATGGGAATGCGGCAGAGTTCCAGAACGTCGAGCAGGAGCAGCACGACTTCCAGATGCACAACAAAATGTGCAAGAAGATTGCTCAGCTCACTAAG GTGATTTATTCCCTCAATATGAAGAATGAGGAACAGGAGGCGGCCCTGCAGTCCTTGAACCACGCCCACGACGAGGAGCTACACCGCATCCTGATGGAGACATGTCACGAGGGGGAGGGGTCGGCGCTGAGGACACGACTCCTTCAGCTGCAGGAGTCTCTGGATGAGCAGCAGAGGGTTGGAGCGCAG GTACAAGCCGACTTTGAGTGCTTCCGCATGCATTCAGAAGAGAGAGAGCGGGAAACTGAAGCCGAACTGAGAAGAGATTTTGAAGACAGGCTCCAGGCTGCAGAGGAGGACCTTCAGGAGGCCAGGTCCCACATCAGCACCGCTCAGGAGGAGAACAAGCGACTGAGCAAAGAACTGGAAGAAGCCGAGGAGAGGATCCAAGAGTTGAGTAACAAATGTGAGGTGCTGCAGAGAGATGCcaaggaagaaaaagaagaggacAAGGACGAGGATGAGGCAAAAAGAACGAAAAATGAGGTGTCCCAAAGAGTAAAGGGACTCTTGGAGGAAGTCAACATGCTGAAGGAGGAAAAGCATCAAAGGGAGGAGGAGAACAGGAGAGCGGCGGAAGAGGAAAAGGAACAATGGGAGCAAAAGATAGAAGAGGAGAAGGAGACCTTGAGGAAGAAGATGGAGGCTGAATGGCGGGAGGAGCAGCGCAAGTGGGAagagagggaggaagaggagaagaaaggAATGCACAGCGCTTTAAGAGAAAGAGTAAAGAGGGCCGAGGCAGAGGTGGAGAGCCACCTGGAGAGGTTGGCGGAGAGCACAAGGAACACCGTCAAACTGCAGGAGCGCATTCAG AACCTGGAGGAAGAGCTGGAACTCAATCGGAAGCGAGTGTCCGAGGCTGAGGGCGCGGCTAAACGGGCAGAGGAGGAGCTTGCTGTGGCCAAAGAGAGACTGCTGCTGCAAGAAGATGAGCTGCAGACAAGAGCAG aggAGCTGCTCAATGTGGGatgcaaggtgtgtgtgtgcgctgatGTGGAGGACCTCAAGAGCCAGCTAAGTCGTCTGCAGAGTAGAAACAGAGAGTTGGAGCTACAGAGCAGTGGCAGGAACAATGACCACGCCCGACAGATCCGccag CATGCAGAGGCCCTGTCCACATTGCGTTCCGAGATGGTGAGAGCCCAGACCGAAGAGCTTCGCCGCATCCAAAAGCACGCGGACGATGAACGAGACAAACTGCAACGGGAGATGGACAAGGAGCGAGAGAACCTGCAGAAGGAACGAGAACAAGAAAAGAGTCACTTGGAGAAGGAGAGGAACCGACTGCGGCGAGAGAGAGACGAGGAGAAGGATGCAGCGCGAAAAGAGGCAGAGGAGGTCAGAGAACAACTGAGGAgagaaaaagaggaggaggtaGAGCTTCTACGCAAGGAACTGAACGTGGAACGGGTCAGAGTCCGCTCCCAACTGGACAAGCGCTTGGAGCAGGTGGAGGTGCAGAGAGCTGGCATGCAGCagaagctggaggaggagaaaaggAGGTTGGTGGAGAAGGCAGACGAGGACAGGAAGCGACTGAAGGAGCAGGTGCGCAAGGCCATCGAGGAGGTGATGAGGAGACATGCGGCTGAAGTGAACAACATCCAAGAAGCTCTGAGCTCTGAGAAGAAGACCAACCAAGAG GTGTGTGCACATctagaggaggagaggagaagaACCGGGGATCTTCATGACACACTGGAGAGGGAACGAGATGAACATGAGACAAAGATTAAAGATGCCAACAATGAg ATCTTCCGTTTGAAGACTGTCATCCAACAACAAGAAGAGAAAGACAAAGTAGCATCAGGGGCAGCGCCCCCATGTGGACCGCGGTGCTTACGCTTGCAGGACGATCTGCAGCACAGCCAAAGTCGTTTGACTGCGATGCAGGAGGAAGCGGAGAAGCAGcgggaaaaacagcaaagagaGATCGCCTCCCTCAAGGCAGACAAACACCGGCTAGAGGAGAAAGTTCTAGAACAGAGTCGACTGACCACAGAGAGGAATATTTTAGAGCAGAGTCAGCGGAACACAGAGGACCGCATCAG GGCAGAATGTGAAGATCGCCTCAGAGCGGAGTTCCGCATCGAGATGAACGCTGCCGTGGCTGAGAGCGAGCAGAGGTGGCAGAACCAGGAGCAGGAGCTGCATAGTCAGATCGCTGATCTGCAGAGTCAGCTGGATGAGATGCAG acagagaaaaacaaagaaagcccTGAGAACGATTCCCGCGTCAACCCTGAGATTGACAAGCTGAAGAAAGAGGTCCAGGAGACCAAGGAGATCAACAAGAAGCTGAGGGAACGGCTGCAG GAACCTCAATGTCAGTCATTAGTTGAGGAGCGACAGAGTCATGCCGTGCAACTGCAAGCCATGGAGAGACAAGCCAAAGAAGATGTTCTGTCCGAGAGGAACCGACTACAGACCATGCACCATCTGGAGTTAg ATAAGCAGCGAGCAGAGCTGACCCAGCAGCACACAGAGTGGAGCAGACAGATGACCCAGAGACATATGCAGCAGATTGAAGACCTTCAGGCACAGCTACAGGCACACACGCAGATGATGGCACTGCAACAA GACCTGAAGCAGCAGAACCAGAACCAAGTGTTTGAGAGGCAGCTGGATGAGAGTCGTTGCGCCATGTTGGAGCTTCAGAGAGAGAATGCGACACTCAAGAAGCAATTACAGGAGAA GGGTATTTCCATTCGTCCTTGTCTTTACAGATCCATTCAAGCCAACCCCAAAGtcgaagagaaagaagaagacaacGTGGAATTGCGAAAGACCAGAGATGCCCGCCTGGAAGAAGAAGCACAGAGGCTGAAAGAGGAAGTGGAGAAGCTGAGGGTGGAGATGGAGAAACTGGAGGAGTCACAGAAACTGTGGGAGGAAAGGAAAGAGGAGGATGATAAAGAGGAGGAAGGGGAGCAGGAGAATAAGAAGAAACCAGCAAATGAGGAGGAGCGAGAGGGGGATGAGAGCAGGAGAAAAGAGCTGGAGGAGATCAGGAAGGAGCACAAGAAAGAGATTCAGAATTTGGTGTGTGAATACAACGGTGCTCAGATGCACCTGCAGGCTCGTATCGTCGCTTTGGAGAACGA GCTGCGTGAGCGGGAGGAGCGATGTCGGAGGAGAGAACCTCGATGCGATGACCTCCAGCTGGGGAAACTTCAGGAGAGATTGGCAGAAAGAGATCAGCTCATTAAACGATTAGTG GAAGAACGGCATCAGCTGCAGCTCCACCACCCTGTTGTTGGGGACAACAGCAGCTCCAGGCCCCGGGACAGCAAGCCCTGCCCCGGGAGCACCACGCCAACAATGagg ACAAAGCATACGGCGTCGCCTCCTCGTGGAAGCACCATCTCCTGCTCGGGTGCTTACGACCGCCTCCCTCCTTACTCATCGTCGTCTTCCACCCTGCCTCACCAGTCCACCTCCCACGCTCACAGCTCCCCCCACTACTCCACCTCGTCTCTTCCACACAAGCACACCTCCCTCTCCCTCAGCCGACATTCCTCCCCCTCTCTGCCCCGCTCCCCGAGATCCCGAACCTCCTGCGTCCCTCCCACGCCGGCACCCACCGCCCCGCTACCCGTCTGCCCCTCTCCACAGACAGGCATTCGCTACGTGTCGCCATCCTGCCAGGAGCCATATGCGTATCTGCAGGCGCAATCTAtcag GGGGCCTTACGTGGAGCAGAGAGGGACTGAAGCGCTAAAACAGGAGTGGTTTACCAAATACTTCTCCTTCTGA